A window of the Bos indicus x Bos taurus breed Angus x Brahman F1 hybrid chromosome X, Bos_hybrid_MaternalHap_v2.0, whole genome shotgun sequence genome harbors these coding sequences:
- the LOC113887732 gene encoding uncharacterized protein CXorf66 homolog codes for MNLFIYVLLLSIWTSSCLDRNESNGSATAVTTRAEFKQTKLQELRRRLLIIVIGTLITGYMVTCTCLLHYRCDSEEAHKAAKDKKEDITIKASRSSKISFTDSKSPTAGLGDPERQSVVSRIDKSSGPSSPRKVPSSAEKLVRPSSQKKPSKPSAPKKVLGSPPQEKLHRTRSPKKAHRQAHAHKLVSQVSPSYPEKAIKPTWPPSLQCRVKPTKTPLPYPKNQSFPEHSSADKLTKRQRYLKLKCPASAGRAEILSRPQPVKFCRCYKEKCLVCRAVSEPFITHVSEANKKHVPVTLFSRELKHFYKSYKKKQPKYNTVYGNMSDSDITTYNSDGESDREVIIICNIKCKEDIYKNSPNN; via the exons ATGAATCTCTTCATTTATGTCCTCCTTTTATCAATTTGGACAAGTAGTTGTTTAGATAGAAATGAAAGCAATGGATCTGCTACTGCAG TAACTACACGTGCTGAATTCAAGCAGACCAAACTGCAGGAATTACGGCGACGTCTACTCATTATTGTAATTGGTACCCTTATCACTGGGTATATGGTCACGTGTACCTGCTTGCTTCACTATAGGTGTGATAGCGAGGAAGCCCATAAAGCAGCCAA GGACAAGAAAGAAGATATCACCATCAAGGCATCCAGGTCATCTAAAATATCATTTACTGACTCCAAGTCACCGACTGCTGGTCTGGGAGATCCAGAAAGACAATCCGTGGTATCCAGAATAGATAAGTCATCTGGGCCCTCAAGTCCACGAAAAGTTCCTTCAAGTGCAGAAAAGTTAGTCAGGCCCTCGAGTCAAAAAAAACCATCCAAGCCATCAGCTCCCAAAAAAGTGTTAGGATCACCCCCCCAGGAAAAGTTGCATAGAACACGCAGTCCAAAAAAGGCACACAGGCAGGCTCATGCCCATAAGCTAGTCAGTCAGGTCAGTCCATCCTATCCAGAGAAGGCCATCAAGCCAACTTGGCCACCAAGTCTACAGTGTCGGGTCAAGCCAACCAAAACTCCTCTACCCTATCCAAAGAATCAAAGCTTCCCTGAGCATTCAAGTGCAGATAAACTGACCAAACGCCAGAGATATCTTAAACTAAAATGCCCAGCTAGTGCAGGTAGGGCAGAAATATTATCTAGGCCTCAACCAGTGAAGTTTTGTCGATGCTACAAGGAAAAGTGCCTTGTTTGCAGAGCTGTTTCTGAGCCGTTCATCACTCATGTTTCAGAAGCAAATAAAAAGCATGTTCCAGTTACACTGTTTTCACGGGAATTGAAGCACTTTTACAAGtcatataaaaagaaacaacccaaatacaaCACAGTGTATGGCAACATGAGTGACAGTGATATCACAACATACAACAGTGATGGTGAGAGTGACAGGGAGGTGATTATAATCTGCAACATAAAATGCAAGGAAGACATCTATAAAAACTCCCCAAATAATTAA